A stretch of the Salvelinus sp. IW2-2015 unplaced genomic scaffold, ASM291031v2 Un_scaffold1350, whole genome shotgun sequence genome encodes the following:
- the LOC112070522 gene encoding E3 ubiquitin-protein ligase TRIM39-like yields MATSSSLLSEEHFLCSICLDMFTEPVSIPCGHNYCKACITKYWDSNDLCQCPMCKEIFHRKPELRVNTTLREVVENFKKMRVRGKDESPAKPGEVSCESCTGMKVKALKSCLVCQTSYCETHLEPHQRVPALKRHKLINPVENLEDRMCKKHDRPLELFCRSDQTCVCQFCTETDHKTHDTVPLEEEYGEKKAQMRTTEAEVQQMIQERLQKVQEIKHSVDLSKREAEREISDSVQVFTXLVRSIERSQAELIEVIEEKQKAAERQAEGLIKELEQEITELQRRSTELEQLSHTEDHLHLLQSCPSLCTPPPTKDWSEISVHSDLCVGTVRRAVSQVEETILSEVKKLCDAELKRIQQYAVDVTLDPDTAHPYVIMSEDGKQVNHGDTKQDLPDYPERFNYVVCVLGKEGLSSGRFYYEVMVKGKTKWDLGVVRESINRKGDITVSAENGYWTLCLRNGEYRVHAKPSVLLPLREKPQKVGVFVDYEEGQVSFYDVEARSHIYSFTGSTFTDKLYPFFNPCLNDAGKNSAPLIISPVNDKLSLSLRHS; encoded by the coding sequence ATGGCCACCTCCAGCAGTCTCCTGTCTGAAGAGCATTTCCTGTGCTCTATCTGTCTGGATATGTTCACTGAGCCAGTCTCTATTCCATGTGGACACAACTACTGCAAGGCCTGTATCACAAAGTACTGGGATAGCAATGACCTGTGCCAGTGTCCAATGTGTAAGGAGATTTTCCACAGAAAGCCTGAGCTTCGTGTCAACACAACGTTGAGAGAGGTTGTAGAGAATTTTAAGAAGATGAGAGTCAGAGGTAAAGATGAGTCCCCTGCCAAGCCTGGAGAAGTGTCCTGTGAATCCTGCACTGGGATGAAGGTCAAGGCCCTGAAGTCCTGTCTGGTGTGTCAGAcctcttactgtgagactcaccttGAGCCTCATCAGAGAGTCCCAGCCTTAAAGAGACACAAGCTGATCAACCCTGTGGAAAACCTGGAAGACAGGATGTGTAAGAAGCACGACAGACCTCTAGAGCTGTTCTGTAGGAGTGACCAGACTTGTGTGTGTCAATTCTGTACTGAGACAGACCACAAGACTCATGACACTGTCCCTCTAGAGGAAGAGTATGGAGAGAAGAAGGCTCAGATGAGGACGACTGAGGCAGAAGTGCAGCAGATGATCCAGGAGAGACTGCAGAAGGTTCAGGAGATCAAACACTCAGTAGATCTCagcaagagagaggcagagagagagatatcagacAGTGTACAGGTCTTCACTGMTCTGGTGCGCTCCATTGAGAGAAGCCAGGCTGAGCTCATTGAGGTGATTGAGGAGAAGCAGAAAGCAGCAGAGAGGCAGGCTGAAGGGCTCATtaaagagctggagcaggaaatcactgagctacagaggagaagcactgaactggagcagctctcacacactgaggaccacctccacctcctacAGAGCTGTCCATCCCTCTGCACCCCTCCACCCACCAAGGACTGGTCAGAGATCAGTGTTCACAGTGATCTGTGTGTGGGGACTGTGAGGAGAGCTGTGTCTCAAGTGGAGGAGACCATTTTGAGTGAAGTGAAGAAGTTGTGTGATGCTGAGTTGAAGAGGATTCAGCAGTATGCAGTGGATGTGACTCTGGACCCTGATACAGCACATCCCTACGTCATCATGTCTGAAGATGGGAAACAAGTGAACCATGGAGATACAAAACAGGATCTCCCTGACTACCCAGAGAGGTTCAATTATGTTGTCTGTGTATTGGGAAAGGAGGGCTTGTCCTCAGGGAGATTCTACTATGAGGTGATGGTTAAAGGAAAGACTAAGTGGGATTTAGGAGTGGTCAGAGAGTCCATCAACAGGAAGGGGGATATCACAGTGAGCGCTGAGAATGGATACTGGACTCTGTGCCTGAGGAATGGAGAATACAGGGTTCATGCTAAACCCAGTGTCCTGCTCCCCCTGAGAGAGAAGCCCCagaaggtgggggtgtttgtggattatgaggagggtcaggtctccttttatgatgtggaggccaggtctcatATCTACTCTTTCACTGGCAGCACCTTCACAGATAAACTATATCCATTCTTCAATCCATGTCTTAATGATGCTGGTAAAAACTCTGCCCCTCTGATCATCTCTCCTGTCAATGACAAACTGAGTTTATCCTTAAGGCATAGTTGA